The Rattus rattus isolate New Zealand chromosome X, Rrattus_CSIRO_v1, whole genome shotgun sequence genome has a window encoding:
- the LOC116888174 gene encoding optic atrophy 3 protein homolog — MVVGAFPMAKLFYLGIRQVSKPLANRIKDAARRSEFFKTYVCLPPAQLSPVRLNSLYHWVEMRTKMRIMGFRGTAIKPLNEEAAAELGAELLGETTIFIVGGGCLVLEYWRHQTKQRNKEEEQRAAWNALQDEVGRLALALEALQAHTQAMPSLSALEELGKKSCRRCGQVCNAHCTPKCQAARLPGNNQLLGPGHVCAMWPPH; from the exons ATGGTGGTGGGCGCGTTCCCCATGGCGAAGCTGTTCTACTTGGGCATCCGGCAAGTTAGCAAGCCGCTGGCCAACCGCATCAAGGATGCCGCCCGCCGCAGCGAGTTCTTCAAAACCTACGTCTGCCTGCCTCCAGCCCAGCTGAGTCCTGTGAGACTGAA CTCTTTGTACCACTGGGTGGAGATGCGGACCAAAATGCGCATAATGGGTTTCCGGGGCACAGCCATCAAGCCGCTGAAtgaggaggcagcagcagagcTGGGTGCTGAGCTGCTGGGTGAGACCACCATCTTCATTGTGGGCGGAGGCTGCCTGGTCCTGGAGTACTGGCGCCACCAGACTAAGCAGCGCaataaggaggaggagcagcGGGCAGCCTGGAATGCACTGCAGGATGAGGTGGGCCGCCTGGCACTGGCCCTAGAGGCACTGCAGGCTCACACACAAGCGATGCCCTCCTTGAGTGCCCTGGAGGAGCTCGGGAAGAAGAGCTGCAGGAGGTGCGGACAGGTCTGCAATGCCCACTGTACTCCCAAGTGCCAGGCAGCGCGTCTTCCAGGAAATAACCAGCTGTTGGGGCCTGGACATGTCTGTGCCATGTGGCCCCCCCATTAG